Proteins encoded within one genomic window of Rhododendron vialii isolate Sample 1 chromosome 1a, ASM3025357v1:
- the LOC131328599 gene encoding uncharacterized protein LOC131328599 → MYCVKKSARELWESLDKKYKTKDVGSKKIYPLVGMLLCEPFQVACMIEKLPPGWKNFKLYLKHKRKAMTMEDLIVRLRIEEDNKMAKRRVGSTYAAKANVVEHELEDGSDVNLSAVVSKVNMVGSNPQEWWVDTGATRHICCEKKLFTSFEPVTNGEKLFMGNFATSEVEGQGKVILKMTSGKELTLNNVLFVPDIRKILVSGSLLSKHGFRMVFEADRVTVTKAGVYVGKGYMIGGLLSSME, encoded by the exons ATGTACTGCGTGAAGAAGTCGGCTAGGGAACTGTGGGAGTCCCTAGACAAAAAGTACAAAACCAAGGATGTCGGATCAAAGAAAATCTACCCCCTGGTTGGAATGTTGTTGTGTGAGCCTTTCCAAGTGGCATGCATGATAGAAAAGCTGCCCCCTGGTTGGAAAAACTTCAAGTTGTACTTGAAGCACAAGCGAAAGGCTATGACGATGGAGGATCTTATTGTTAGGCTCCGCATTGAGGAGGACAATAAGATGGCTAAAAGGAGGGTAGGGAGCACCTACGCCGCTAAGGCTAATGTTGTGGAACATG AACTGGAGGATGGCTCTGATGTCAACCTGTCAGCGGTGGTCTCTAAGGTGAACATGGTGGGGTCAAACCCTCAAGAGTGGTGGGTTGATACTGGAGCTACCCGCCACATTTGCTGTGAGAAGAAGCTGTTCACCTCCTTCGAGCCGGTTACAAACGGTGAGAAGCTGTTCATGGGGAACTTTGCAACCTCTGAGGTTGAGGGTCAAGGCAAGGTAATCTTGAAGATGACATCTGGCAAGGAGCTGACTCTCAATAATGTTCTGTTTGTGCCGGACATTCGTAAGATCCTGGTGTCTGGTTCTCTACTAAGCAAGCATGGCTTCCGCATGGTGTTTGAAGCGGATAGGGTGACTGTCACCAAGGCTGGGGTATATGTGGGAAAGGGCTATATGATCGGTGGTCTTTTAAGCTCAATGGAATGA
- the LOC131323783 gene encoding beta-amyrin 28-monooxygenase-like yields MELFYASLLAFFVLSVTLSFYFLLYGKKSGSLLSNLPPGSTGFPMVGESLEFLSTGWKGHPEKFVFDRIARYSSSVFKTSLLGSPTVMFCGAAGNKFLFSNENKLVQAWWPSSVDKIFPTSTQTSSKEEAIRLRKMLPNFLKAEALQRYIGIMDGIAQRHFATDWENKDQVVVFPLTKHYTFWIACRLFVSVEDPSHVAKFEDPFGGLVAGILSVPIDLPGTPFNRAIKASNFIRTELVAIIKQRKLDLAEGKASPTQDILSHMLLTSDENGKFMHEADIADKILGLLIGGHDTASSSCASIVKFLAELPEVYEGVYREQMEIATSKSAGELLNWDDIQKMKYSWNVACEVMRLAPPVQGAFRDAINDFMYNGFSIPKGWKIYWSAHSTHRNAEFFPEPLKFDPSRFEGSGPAPYTFVSFGGGPRMCPGKEYARLEILVFMHHLVRRFKWEKVIPNEKMIVAPMSIPEKGLPIRLYPHKA; encoded by the exons ATGGAGCTATTCTATGCCTCTCTCCTGGCCTTCTTTGTTCTCTCTGTCACCCTATCTTTCTACTTCCTTTTATACGGCAAAAAATCCGGCTCCCTTCTCAGTAACCTCCCACCCGGTAGCACCGGGTTCCCAATGGTGGGCGAGAGCCTCGAGTTTCTCTCCACCGGATGGAAAGGTCACCCTGAGAAATTCGTGTTCGATCGCATAGCCAGGTACTCGTCTTCCGTATTCAAGACGAGCCTTTTGGGCTCTCCCACAGTTATGTTCTGCGGGGCAGCCGGTAACAAATTCTTGTTCTCTAACGAGAACAAGCTCGTCCAGGCATGGTGGCCTAGCTCCGTCGACAAAATTTTCCCGACATCAAcccaaacctcatcaaaagaAGAGGCCATCCGGTTGCGAAAAATGCTCCCCAACTTCCTCAAGGCGGAGGCGTTGCAGAGGTACATAGGAATCATGGACGGGATCGCTCAGCGACACTTTGCCACTGATTGGGAGAACAAAGACCAAGTGGTGGTATTCCCTCTAACGAAGCACTACACGTTCTGGATCGCCTGTCGATTGTTTGTCAGTGTCGAAGATCCTAGCCATGTGGCCAAGTTCGAAGACCcctttggtggtttggtagcggGGATATTATCTGTACCCATAGACTTGCCCGGAACCCCGTTTAATCGGGCAATCAAGGCCTCTAATTTCATTAGGACCGAATTGGTAGCCATTATCAAGCAGAGGAAGTTGGATTTGGCCGAGGGAAAAGCGTCGCCCACGCAAGACATTTTGTCACACATGCTTTTGACAAGTGACGAAAATGGAAAGTTCATGCACGAGGCCGACATTGCTGATAAGATCTTGGGGCTGTTGATTGGTGGCCATGACACCGCTAGCTCCTCTTGTGCTTCCATTGTTAAGTTTCTTGCTGAGTTGCCTGAGGTTTACGAAGGAGTCTACAGAG AGCAAATGGAAATTGCAACATCAAAATCAGCAGGAGAATTGTTGAATTGGGATGATATTCAGAAGATGAAGTATTCATGGAACGTGGCATGTGAAGTGATGAGGCTTGCTCCACCAGTCCAAGGTGCTTTCAGAGATGCCATCAATGATTTCATGTACAATGGTTTCTCAATTCCAAAGGGTTGGAag ATATATTGGAGTGCGCATTCAACGCACaggaatgctgaattttttccAGAGCCTCTGAAATTCGATCCCTCGAGATTTGAGGGGTCTGGACCGGCTCCGTACACATTTGTGTCCTTTGGCGGAGGGCCGAGGATGTGCCCCGGAAAGGAATACGCCCGATTGGAAATACTTGTGTTCATGCACCACTTGGTGCGAAGGTTCAAGTGGGAAAAGGTAATTCCTAACGAGAAGATGATTGTCGCTCCCATGTCTATTCCTGAAAAAGGTCTTCCAATCCGCCTCTACCCTCACAAGGCTTAG
- the LOC131328616 gene encoding uncharacterized mitochondrial protein AtMg00810-like: MKQFDMKNGGEIGKSNRRILLLIYVHDMILTGSNSELIDWCVRSAASFMNLPSRTLASSTTFWELKCITQILGSSFVNPTPYLDPTYYRSIVGALQYLTFTRLDIAYAVNYVRGPIYALSHIGHYQAVKRIIRYVGATMRILRHSSLDLYAFSDADWAGCFITRRSTTGFVRF, encoded by the exons ATGAAACAATTTGATATGAAGAATGGTGGTGAGATTGGGAAG TCTAACAGAAGGATACTACTTCTAATATACGTACACGACATGATACTCACTGGAAGCAACTCAGAGTTGATTGATTGGTGTGTTCGATCAGCAGCTTCGTTCATGAATTTGCCATCAAGGACCTTGGCCAGCTCAACTACTTTTTGGGAGTTGAAGTGCATAACACAGATTTTGGGCTCGTCCTTTGTCAATCCAA CCCCTTACCTGGATCCTACTTATTATCGGAGCATTGTTGGAGCTTTACAATATCTTACATTTACCAGACTAGATATTGCTTATGCTGTTAATTATGTACGTGGCCCAATTTATGCATTGTCCCACATTGGGCACTATCAAGCTGTTAAACGCATCATTCGTTATGTGGGTGCGACCATGCGCATACTCCGCCACAGTTCTTTGGATCTATATGCCTTttctgatgctgattgggcaggtTGTTTTATTACACGAAGGTCCACAACTGGTTTTGTACGTTTTTAG